Proteins encoded in a region of the Bactrocera tryoni isolate S06 chromosome 4, CSIRO_BtryS06_freeze2, whole genome shotgun sequence genome:
- the LOC120776008 gene encoding allatostatin-A receptor isoform X1: MYEYTLLNLERFILRDAKFQNKIDPAAQLSMDILQTLCLSEGLTNNGGNDSDLDCNLESLGIIGTTASLIAMSDAGADANFTLPPDNLLDFEFDPLERVVSAIVPAFFGVIGVAGLLGNVLVIFVVVANQQMRSTTNLLIINLAVSDILFVVFCVPFTAADYVLPTWPFGNLWCKFVQYMIVVTCHCSVYTLVLMSFDRFLAVVHPVTSMSLRTERNAMLAIFCAWILILSSAIPVALAHSVRLYYFKGRSYTACVFSTEEEGWSLIGFQISFFMSSYVAPLTLISFLYMGMLARLWRAAPGCKPSEESRKGKRRVTRMVVVVVLAFAICWLPIHLILVMKALTWYPGTHASVIVQIISHVLAYTNSCINPILYAFLSDNFRKAFRKFSGFQVVGCGNQPLFPMSHQATKTTRTTGNVTSNAEML, translated from the exons atgtacgagtatacgTTACTGAATCTCGAACGCTTCATTCTACGTGATGctaaat TCCAAAATAAGATCGACCCAGCAGCACAACTATCTATGGATATACTGCAGACACTTTGCTTATCCGAAGGGCTAACAAACAACGGTGGCAACGATAGTGATTTAGATTGTAACTTGGAAAGTTTAGGTATTATTGGCACGACCGCGAGTTTGATTGCAATGTCTGATGCCGGTGCCGATGCGAATTTCACACTTCCGCCAGACAATCTGTTGGATTTCGAATTTGACCCACTCGAGCGTGTGGTATCCGCCATTGTGCCAGCGTTTTTCGGCGTCATCGGTGTTGCAGGCCTACTCGGCAATGTATTGGTCATATTCG ttgttgttgctaatcAACAAATGCGCTCCACTACCAACCTGCTCATCATCAATCTCGCCGTCTCCGATATTCTGTTTGTCGTCTTTTGTGTCCCCTTCACCGCTGCGGATTATGTGCTGCCCACCTGGCCATTTGGAAATCTATGGTGTAAGTTCGTGCAGTATATGATTGTGGTCACCTGTCATTGCAGCGTCTACACGCTGGTCTTGATGTCATTCGATCGCTTTTTGGCTGTCGTTCACCCGGTGACGAGTATGTCATTGCGCACCGAACGCAATGCAATGCT CGCCATCTTCTGTGCTTGGATACTCATCCTCTCCTCAGCCATACCAGTGGCTTTGGCACATTCAGTCCGTCTTTACTATTTCAAAGGACGTAGTTACACAGCTTGTGTTTTCTCCACCGAGGAGGAGGGTTGGAGTCTAATCGGATTCCAG ATATCTTTCTTCATGTCTTCATACGTGGCGCCCTTGACATTGATATCCTTCCTATATATGGGTATGCTGGCCAGGCTTTGGAGAGCCGCGCCGGGTTGTAAACCATCCGAAGAGTCCAG GAAAGGTAAACGACGTGTAACGCgcatggttgttgttgtggtctTGGCATTCGCTATATGTTGGTTGCCAATACat CTCATACTCGTCATGAAAGCTTTGACTTGGTATCCCGGCACACATGCTTCAGTCATTGTGCAAATTATCTCACATGTCTTGGCATACACGAACTCCTGCATCAACCCGATTTTGTATGCCTTCCTCTCCGACAATTTCCGGAAGGCCTTTAGGAAG TTCTCTGGATTCCAGGTCGTCGGCTGTGGCAATCAACCGCTCTTCCCTATGTCACATCAAGCCACAAAAACAACACGCACCACCGGCAATGTCACATCAAATGCGGAGATGCTGTAA
- the LOC120776008 gene encoding allatostatin-A receptor isoform X3 has product MDILQTLCLSEGLTNNGGNDSDLDCNLESLGIIGTTASLIAMSDAGADANFTLPPDNLLDFEFDPLERVVSAIVPAFFGVIGVAGLLGNVLVIFVVVANQQMRSTTNLLIINLAVSDILFVVFCVPFTAADYVLPTWPFGNLWCKFVQYMIVVTCHCSVYTLVLMSFDRFLAVVHPVTSMSLRTERNAMLAIFCAWILILSSAIPVALAHSVRLYYFKGRSYTACVFSTEEEGWSLIGFQISFFMSSYVAPLTLISFLYMGMLARLWRAAPGCKPSEESRKGKRRVTRMVVVVVLAFAICWLPIHLILVMKALTWYPGTHASVIVQIISHVLAYTNSCINPILYAFLSDNFRKAFRKFSGFQVVGCGNQPLFPMSHQATKTTRTTGNVTSNAEML; this is encoded by the exons ATGGATATACTGCAGACACTTTGCTTATCCGAAGGGCTAACAAACAACGGTGGCAACGATAGTGATTTAGATTGTAACTTGGAAAGTTTAGGTATTATTGGCACGACCGCGAGTTTGATTGCAATGTCTGATGCCGGTGCCGATGCGAATTTCACACTTCCGCCAGACAATCTGTTGGATTTCGAATTTGACCCACTCGAGCGTGTGGTATCCGCCATTGTGCCAGCGTTTTTCGGCGTCATCGGTGTTGCAGGCCTACTCGGCAATGTATTGGTCATATTCG ttgttgttgctaatcAACAAATGCGCTCCACTACCAACCTGCTCATCATCAATCTCGCCGTCTCCGATATTCTGTTTGTCGTCTTTTGTGTCCCCTTCACCGCTGCGGATTATGTGCTGCCCACCTGGCCATTTGGAAATCTATGGTGTAAGTTCGTGCAGTATATGATTGTGGTCACCTGTCATTGCAGCGTCTACACGCTGGTCTTGATGTCATTCGATCGCTTTTTGGCTGTCGTTCACCCGGTGACGAGTATGTCATTGCGCACCGAACGCAATGCAATGCT CGCCATCTTCTGTGCTTGGATACTCATCCTCTCCTCAGCCATACCAGTGGCTTTGGCACATTCAGTCCGTCTTTACTATTTCAAAGGACGTAGTTACACAGCTTGTGTTTTCTCCACCGAGGAGGAGGGTTGGAGTCTAATCGGATTCCAG ATATCTTTCTTCATGTCTTCATACGTGGCGCCCTTGACATTGATATCCTTCCTATATATGGGTATGCTGGCCAGGCTTTGGAGAGCCGCGCCGGGTTGTAAACCATCCGAAGAGTCCAG GAAAGGTAAACGACGTGTAACGCgcatggttgttgttgtggtctTGGCATTCGCTATATGTTGGTTGCCAATACat CTCATACTCGTCATGAAAGCTTTGACTTGGTATCCCGGCACACATGCTTCAGTCATTGTGCAAATTATCTCACATGTCTTGGCATACACGAACTCCTGCATCAACCCGATTTTGTATGCCTTCCTCTCCGACAATTTCCGGAAGGCCTTTAGGAAG TTCTCTGGATTCCAGGTCGTCGGCTGTGGCAATCAACCGCTCTTCCCTATGTCACATCAAGCCACAAAAACAACACGCACCACCGGCAATGTCACATCAAATGCGGAGATGCTGTAA
- the LOC120776008 gene encoding allatostatin-A receptor isoform X2, whose product MYEYTLLNLERFILRDAKFQNKIDPAAQLSMDILQTLCLSEGLTNNGGNDSDLDCNLESLGIIGTTASLIAMSDAGADANFTLPPDNLLDFEFDPLERVVSAIVPAFFGVIGVAGLLGNVLVIFVVVANQQMRSTTNLLIINLAVSDILFVVFCVPFTAADYVLPTWPFGNLWCKFVQYMIVVTCHCSVYTLVLMSFDRFLAVVHPVTSMSLRTERNAMLAIFCAWILILSSAIPVALAHSVRLYYFKGRSYTACVFSTEEEGWSLIGFQISFFMSSYVAPLTLISFLYMGMLARLWRAAPGCKPSEESRKGKRRVTRMVVVVVLAFAICWLPIHLILVMKALTWYPGTHASVIVQIISHVLAYTNSCINPILYAFLSDNFRKAFRKVVGCGNQPLFPMSHQATKTTRTTGNVTSNAEML is encoded by the exons atgtacgagtatacgTTACTGAATCTCGAACGCTTCATTCTACGTGATGctaaat TCCAAAATAAGATCGACCCAGCAGCACAACTATCTATGGATATACTGCAGACACTTTGCTTATCCGAAGGGCTAACAAACAACGGTGGCAACGATAGTGATTTAGATTGTAACTTGGAAAGTTTAGGTATTATTGGCACGACCGCGAGTTTGATTGCAATGTCTGATGCCGGTGCCGATGCGAATTTCACACTTCCGCCAGACAATCTGTTGGATTTCGAATTTGACCCACTCGAGCGTGTGGTATCCGCCATTGTGCCAGCGTTTTTCGGCGTCATCGGTGTTGCAGGCCTACTCGGCAATGTATTGGTCATATTCG ttgttgttgctaatcAACAAATGCGCTCCACTACCAACCTGCTCATCATCAATCTCGCCGTCTCCGATATTCTGTTTGTCGTCTTTTGTGTCCCCTTCACCGCTGCGGATTATGTGCTGCCCACCTGGCCATTTGGAAATCTATGGTGTAAGTTCGTGCAGTATATGATTGTGGTCACCTGTCATTGCAGCGTCTACACGCTGGTCTTGATGTCATTCGATCGCTTTTTGGCTGTCGTTCACCCGGTGACGAGTATGTCATTGCGCACCGAACGCAATGCAATGCT CGCCATCTTCTGTGCTTGGATACTCATCCTCTCCTCAGCCATACCAGTGGCTTTGGCACATTCAGTCCGTCTTTACTATTTCAAAGGACGTAGTTACACAGCTTGTGTTTTCTCCACCGAGGAGGAGGGTTGGAGTCTAATCGGATTCCAG ATATCTTTCTTCATGTCTTCATACGTGGCGCCCTTGACATTGATATCCTTCCTATATATGGGTATGCTGGCCAGGCTTTGGAGAGCCGCGCCGGGTTGTAAACCATCCGAAGAGTCCAG GAAAGGTAAACGACGTGTAACGCgcatggttgttgttgtggtctTGGCATTCGCTATATGTTGGTTGCCAATACat CTCATACTCGTCATGAAAGCTTTGACTTGGTATCCCGGCACACATGCTTCAGTCATTGTGCAAATTATCTCACATGTCTTGGCATACACGAACTCCTGCATCAACCCGATTTTGTATGCCTTCCTCTCCGACAATTTCCGGAAGGCCTTTAGGAAG GTCGTCGGCTGTGGCAATCAACCGCTCTTCCCTATGTCACATCAAGCCACAAAAACAACACGCACCACCGGCAATGTCACATCAAATGCGGAGATGCTGTAA